A window of Diadema setosum chromosome 2, eeDiaSeto1, whole genome shotgun sequence contains these coding sequences:
- the LOC140240363 gene encoding uncharacterized protein: MESNSVEKGCKACGGLHCGPGLIIGILACVYFIIILPSGLFLAMVGGPKSVVLLLIGLGCIFIPLLLFLLVCLLMRCRRKYTRATRHVRMSESTAPANV, translated from the exons GCTGCAAGGCGTGCGGTGGTCTGCACTGTGGACCCGGGCTTATCATCGGCATCCTTGCTTGTGTCtacttcatcatcatccttcCATCGG GTCTATTCCTTGCGATGGTGGGCGGTCCTAAAAGCGTCGTCCTCCTCCTCATTGGTCTCGGCTGTATCTtcatccccctcctcctcttcctcctggTGTGTCTGCTCATGAGATGTCGGCGGAAGTACACACGAGCCACTCGTCATGTGCGAATGAGCGAGTCGACGGCTCCAGCTAACGTGTAG